A portion of the Eubacterium maltosivorans genome contains these proteins:
- a CDS encoding radical SAM/SPASM domain-containing protein gives MKQNRELTCYMNRAIEKLAAGVVRGTLKNPRETVFILKLRDRLRRAMKKREAAEQQGRHIPPFLISSIATGCNLHCKGCYARANGICGSGEERELSAEEWQKIFEEAAGLGVSFNLLAGGEPLMRRDVLEAAARAREMVFPVFTNGLLIDEDTADFFDKNRHIIPVISIEGNRAQTDARRGDGTYSAIQEIMERLRRRGVLFGVSITVTTGNLHAVTDDAFIRMLNRQGCRIAFFVEYVPVETGSELLAPSEAERTVLEQRQTVLREGMPGMVFLSFPGDEKHMGGCLAAGRGFFHINAYGAAEACPFSPYSDRSLREHTLLEVLDSPFFARLQQESLVGGEHDGGCALFQKRAKVQALLK, from the coding sequence ATGAAGCAGAATCGTGAGCTTACCTGTTATATGAACCGGGCCATTGAAAAGCTGGCGGCTGGCGTTGTGAGAGGAACCCTTAAGAATCCAAGGGAGACTGTTTTTATTCTGAAGCTTCGGGACAGGCTTAGGCGGGCCATGAAGAAACGTGAGGCAGCTGAGCAGCAGGGCCGCCATATTCCGCCGTTTCTGATCTCCAGCATTGCTACCGGATGCAATCTTCACTGCAAGGGCTGTTATGCCCGGGCAAACGGTATCTGCGGCTCTGGCGAAGAAAGGGAGCTAAGCGCAGAGGAATGGCAGAAAATATTTGAGGAAGCCGCCGGGCTGGGTGTTTCCTTCAACCTTCTGGCAGGAGGTGAACCGCTCATGCGGCGGGATGTTCTGGAGGCGGCTGCCCGTGCAAGGGAGATGGTCTTCCCGGTTTTTACCAATGGTCTGTTGATTGACGAGGACACGGCGGATTTTTTTGATAAAAACCGGCATATAATCCCCGTAATCAGCATTGAAGGCAACAGAGCACAGACTGACGCCCGCCGCGGCGATGGGACGTACAGCGCGATTCAGGAGATTATGGAACGTCTCAGGAGAAGAGGGGTCCTCTTTGGCGTGTCCATCACTGTTACCACCGGGAACCTTCATGCCGTTACCGATGACGCCTTTATCAGAATGCTCAACCGCCAGGGCTGCAGGATTGCCTTTTTTGTGGAGTATGTGCCGGTGGAGACGGGCAGCGAGCTGCTGGCGCCCTCAGAAGCCGAACGGACCGTTTTAGAGCAGCGGCAAACTGTGCTGAGAGAAGGCATGCCGGGGATGGTCTTTCTTTCATTCCCGGGAGATGAAAAGCATATGGGTGGGTGCCTGGCAGCCGGGCGGGGGTTTTTCCACATCAATGCTTATGGTGCGGCGGAGGCCTGCCCATTTTCACCTTATTCAGACAGAAGCCTGAGAGAGCATACTCTGCTGGAGGTGTTGGACTCACCGTTTTTTGCCAGGCTGCAGCAGGAATCGCTGGTAGGCGGCGAGCATGACGGCGGCTGTGCACTTTTCCAGAAGCGGGCCAAGGTTCAGGCTCTTTTAAAATAA